The Chiloscyllium plagiosum isolate BGI_BamShark_2017 chromosome 28, ASM401019v2, whole genome shotgun sequence genome includes a region encoding these proteins:
- the LOC122563816 gene encoding pinopsin-like, translating into MVEQAQGAEWPPPVPNVHCFLPQVAQQQKECQTTQRAEREVTRMVVVMVMAFLICWLPYTTFALVVAVDKDIVIYPTLASMPSYFSKTATVYNPIIYVFMNKQSLGDLSTNLWSVWNNMEN; encoded by the exons atggtggaacaggctcaaggggctgaatggcctcctcctgttcctaatgTTCACTGCTTCCTTCCGCAGGTTGCTCAGCAACAGAAGGAGTGTCAGACGACACAGCGAGCAGAACGAGAGGTGACCCGTATGGTGGTCGTCATGGTGATGGCGTTTTTGATCTGCTGGCTTCCTTATACAACCTTTGCCCTAGTTGTTGCTGTGGATAAGGACATTGTGATTTACCCCACCTTGGCCTCCATGCCATCCTATTTCTCAAAGACCGCCACCGTCTACAACCCCATCATCTACGTCTTCATGAATAAACAG agtttgggagaTTTATCCACAAATCTTTGGAGTGTGTGGAACAATATGGAGAATTAG